In the genome of Deltaproteobacteria bacterium, one region contains:
- a CDS encoding FtsX-like permease family protein → MPIIFKKSIRDMTIRYRSTLVAILALTIGLWGVGSLLVSMHIMTHDLTENYLQTEPVHISIESEDFNKLKLHELLAKPDILAAEFRDKAVLRVEVHQDEWLPLWLYSVHDFEQLSLAKFFRQRGSFPPTEGTILVERNSLLISDFDVNSTARVQSEGKIIETEISGIIFDPAQAPATQDAFVYAYTDKKTYRKLTGEPVNQRLIIRFSNVETKQDVKAKFEKLSDEFSRSAIKVKSFHIPEFNEHPHQFQLNTLLYLNGAMGMLAFIMAMVLVSQLMSSILTQQIRQIGIMKAIGATGGHILKSYITYILAMSLASIIIGLPLAIMTGKAYSAFVAGILNFDILTTQIPPAIYAVITLLGFALPLIFSLPALLKGMNISVNDALGDYGIITNDGTASSKATGITNTNVLSLSIRNVGRRKTRMMGTMATMALGVAIFLTGFNVRASLSEFLDKTGQSMKYDIKVLLKQSLPPEIAIAPFKDIDAIKSIEGWLGGVGRIQNDSLSTASPIGLIAAPFDSKLKDHDMMQGTWLTGSKELEFVVNQQAAMELKPLIIGRHYAIAPGDKQVSAKLAGVVREFDVAKIYVDLDNYNRLANPDNNINSLMISLNDRAYDNVIRVKKEVEHIIEKSGMNVIYVMSQAERAVIIFNHLNIILMIILFLSLLVLSVSSMGMGSAMGINIIERTREIGVLRAIGATPKMIIQLFVLEGFIISVPSIISGLLLALPMSSLAAGFFGELILGEDTPLDFAFSTPGFTITLIVTLLFGYIASRVPANKATEITVRQAIAYE, encoded by the coding sequence ATGCCTATTATTTTTAAAAAATCCATCCGCGACATGACAATTAGATACAGATCGACATTGGTTGCTATTTTGGCTTTGACCATTGGACTTTGGGGTGTTGGTTCATTATTGGTATCCATGCATATTATGACCCATGATTTGACTGAAAATTATTTGCAGACTGAGCCTGTACACATCTCAATTGAGTCGGAAGATTTTAACAAATTAAAGCTTCATGAATTACTTGCAAAACCGGATATTCTGGCAGCTGAATTTCGGGATAAAGCGGTGTTGCGCGTTGAAGTGCATCAAGATGAATGGCTGCCCTTATGGCTTTATTCGGTCCATGATTTTGAGCAATTATCGTTGGCTAAATTTTTCAGGCAAAGGGGAAGTTTCCCGCCCACTGAAGGAACAATACTCGTTGAAAGGAACAGCCTGCTCATTTCTGATTTTGACGTAAATTCTACCGCACGTGTACAATCTGAAGGCAAAATTATTGAAACGGAAATATCGGGGATTATCTTTGATCCTGCCCAGGCGCCCGCCACACAAGATGCCTTTGTTTATGCCTATACGGACAAAAAAACTTACCGCAAATTGACGGGAGAACCGGTAAATCAACGCCTTATCATTCGATTTAGCAATGTTGAGACAAAGCAGGATGTAAAGGCTAAATTTGAAAAACTATCTGACGAATTTTCACGTTCGGCTATTAAAGTAAAAAGCTTTCATATCCCTGAATTTAATGAACATCCCCATCAGTTCCAGCTCAACACATTGCTCTATTTAAACGGCGCTATGGGCATGCTGGCCTTTATAATGGCCATGGTTTTGGTGTCGCAATTGATGAGCAGTATTTTAACTCAGCAGATCAGACAGATTGGTATTATGAAAGCCATTGGTGCAACGGGAGGGCATATTTTAAAAAGTTATATTACCTATATTTTAGCCATGTCACTTGCCTCCATAATCATTGGCCTGCCATTGGCGATAATGACGGGCAAAGCTTATTCGGCATTTGTCGCAGGGATACTCAATTTTGATATTCTAACGACGCAAATACCGCCTGCCATCTATGCTGTCATCACTTTGCTCGGCTTTGCGCTGCCTCTTATATTTTCACTGCCTGCGCTGCTTAAAGGCATGAATATATCGGTCAATGACGCGCTTGGTGACTACGGAATAATAACGAATGACGGCACAGCTTCCAGTAAGGCCACGGGCATTACAAACACAAACGTTTTATCACTTTCCATAAGAAATGTCGGCCGTCGCAAAACCCGAATGATGGGGACCATGGCGACTATGGCGCTGGGTGTTGCGATTTTTCTAACGGGCTTTAATGTGCGCGCATCATTGAGTGAGTTTTTGGATAAAACCGGTCAATCGATGAAATATGACATTAAGGTCCTATTGAAACAAAGCCTGCCGCCTGAAATTGCCATAGCGCCTTTTAAAGATATTGACGCCATTAAAAGTATTGAAGGTTGGCTTGGCGGTGTTGGGCGAATTCAAAATGACAGCCTGTCAACGGCTTCCCCTATTGGACTGATTGCCGCGCCCTTTGACAGCAAACTGAAAGACCATGACATGATGCAAGGAACCTGGCTTACGGGATCAAAAGAGCTGGAATTTGTCGTCAATCAACAGGCGGCAATGGAGCTTAAGCCCCTTATTATCGGCAGGCACTACGCCATTGCTCCTGGAGACAAACAGGTTTCAGCCAAATTGGCAGGTGTGGTGCGTGAATTCGATGTTGCCAAAATATACGTCGACCTTGATAACTATAACCGTCTGGCAAACCCTGACAACAACATTAACAGCCTTATGATCAGCCTGAATGATCGTGCTTATGATAATGTTATCAGGGTCAAGAAAGAGGTTGAACATATCATCGAAAAATCCGGCATGAATGTGATCTATGTAATGTCACAAGCCGAAAGGGCGGTCATTATTTTTAATCATCTGAATATCATTTTGATGATTATCCTCTTTCTTTCTTTACTGGTTCTGTCCGTCAGTTCCATGGGTATGGGCTCTGCCATGGGTATCAATATCATTGAGCGCACCAGGGAAATTGGCGTTTTACGCGCTATCGGCGCCACACCAAAAATGATTATTCAATTGTTTGTCCTTGAAGGATTTATCATTAGCGTACCAAGTATTATCTCCGGCCTGTTACTGGCCTTGCCCATGAGCAGCCTTGCGGCCGGGTTTTTTGGTGAATTGATATTAGGCGAGGATACTCCTCTTGACTTTGCATTTAGCACCCCGGGCTTTACCATCACCCTTATTGTAACGCTGTTATTTGGCTATATCGCCAGCCGGGTGCCCGCCAATAAAGCCACAGAGATTACTGTTCGCCAGGCCATTGCCTATGAATAA
- a CDS encoding PadR family transcriptional regulator, whose amino-acid sequence MVDKKTYSIIDMVVLGILNKEPMNAYKLAQFVEEHQVTRLVKLSTPAIYKSCKRLFEQGHLSGEVRRDGEAPEKRMYRVSKVGHEHFRELMTHFAGTITPFYFDINSVVYSLESLDYEEGLELIDAYAAEIKAIQSWLIPHSQEGKGKATFAGRLIVKQYLMVVDVLVKWVKILREEFIKEHR is encoded by the coding sequence ATGGTGGACAAGAAAACATATTCTATAATCGACATGGTCGTATTGGGCATATTGAACAAAGAGCCCATGAATGCCTATAAGCTTGCGCAATTTGTTGAAGAACATCAAGTCACGCGCCTGGTAAAGCTGAGCACGCCTGCCATTTATAAAAGCTGTAAAAGACTTTTTGAACAAGGGCATTTAAGTGGCGAGGTGAGGCGTGATGGCGAAGCGCCTGAAAAAAGGATGTATAGAGTGAGCAAAGTGGGTCATGAACACTTCAGGGAATTGATGACACATTTTGCCGGCACAATTACCCCCTTTTACTTCGATATTAACAGCGTCGTTTATAGCCTGGAATCGTTGGATTATGAAGAAGGGCTTGAATTGATTGATGCTTATGCGGCCGAAATTAAAGCCATACAATCCTGGTTAATACCTCATTCACAAGAAGGCAAGGGAAAAGCCACTTTTGCCGGCCGTCTGATTGTAAAACAATATTTGATGGTTGTTGATGTTTTAGTGAAATGGGTAAAAATATTGCGTGAGGAATTTATAAAAGAGCACCGCTAG
- a CDS encoding c-type cytochrome codes for MKKLFFIPLFILLFTACSKEEEPPLIILTNEVATDKDKKKTVFTKPPKQMRHCTPCHNFKKEGKRKIGPNLYGIVGKKVGQAEGFRYSKAFAEGEWTWTRENIRLIISRSTGAATEVVKTLSGDPSAKTNMKFYGAGDSDAEIILDYLETLK; via the coding sequence ATGAAGAAACTCTTTTTTATTCCCCTTTTCATATTACTGTTCACGGCATGCTCGAAAGAGGAAGAGCCGCCCCTCATTATTCTTACCAATGAAGTCGCTACAGATAAGGATAAAAAGAAAACAGTTTTTACAAAACCTCCCAAGCAGATGCGCCACTGCACGCCCTGCCATAATTTTAAAAAAGAGGGAAAGCGCAAGATAGGTCCCAACCTTTACGGCATTGTGGGCAAAAAGGTGGGGCAGGCCGAAGGCTTCAGGTATTCTAAAGCCTTTGCCGAAGGGGAGTGGACCTGGACACGTGAGAACATCCGTCTTATTATTAGCCGAAGTACGGGCGCTGCCACGGAAGTCGTCAAGACCTTGAGTGGTGATCCTTCGGCCAAGACGAATATGAAATTTTACGGCGCCGGCGATTCCGATGCCGAGATTATTCTTGATTATCTGGAGACGCTTAAATAA
- a CDS encoding sce7726 family protein codes for MTTLSLDSKYNPGLSRFFSPGVLNDLLRKGSSSLLDELAAYAGLNEAMAQKVTLGDLLQRVYKHLCLNYRSEYIYKNAIANKILLGKHSLNTSFMLTEFRVDDCKADAVVINGTSNVYEIKSEFDSMERLHRQIAAYEKAFDMVHVITAPSQIEKVQQHVPMHVGIITLNERHNISTIREAKSRKGLIEPGVVFDSLRKEEYTAVVKEHFGFIPAVPNTQIYKVCRELFCKLPPEAAHDGMVKALKKRGQCKALKEFIETSPECLRAYTLNSGLKDREFLPFKELLKIQYKSLIKS; via the coding sequence ATGACAACTTTATCTCTCGACAGCAAATACAACCCCGGTCTTTCCCGCTTCTTTTCTCCGGGTGTCCTCAATGACCTGCTCAGGAAGGGCTCATCTTCTTTACTGGACGAACTCGCCGCTTATGCAGGTCTTAACGAAGCAATGGCCCAGAAAGTAACCCTGGGTGATCTTCTTCAGCGGGTATATAAGCACCTCTGCCTGAATTACCGCAGCGAATACATCTACAAAAACGCCATCGCCAACAAGATATTGCTCGGCAAACACAGCCTGAATACTTCCTTCATGCTGACCGAATTCCGCGTTGATGACTGCAAGGCTGATGCGGTCGTAATCAACGGCACTTCAAATGTCTATGAGATCAAGTCGGAGTTCGATTCTATGGAGCGACTCCACCGCCAGATTGCCGCCTATGAAAAGGCTTTCGATATGGTGCATGTTATAACCGCGCCTTCGCAGATTGAGAAGGTGCAGCAACACGTACCCATGCATGTTGGCATAATAACCCTCAACGAAAGGCATAATATCTCCACCATTCGGGAGGCGAAATCGAGAAAGGGGCTGATCGAACCGGGCGTTGTTTTCGACTCGCTCCGCAAAGAAGAGTACACGGCTGTGGTGAAAGAGCATTTCGGTTTCATTCCGGCAGTTCCGAATACACAAATATACAAGGTCTGTAGGGAGCTTTTCTGCAAGCTCCCGCCCGAAGCAGCCCACGACGGTATGGTAAAAGCGTTGAAGAAGAGAGGTCAGTGCAAGGCGCTCAAAGAATTTATAGAAACATCTCCTGAATGTCTGCGTGCCTACACCCTGAATTCTGGGTTAAAGGACAGGGAATTCCTTCCTTTTAAAGAGTTGCTGAAAATTCAATACAAATCGCTCATAAAATCTTGA
- a CDS encoding RES family NAD+ phosphorylase: MFCCGNCFSDRFLSSQIVTESPQKGDCSFCGCKFVDLAAPETLADIFQQVIDLYGVSEDDAAFSLVALLKKDWSLFDTLDDDKSFAILDAIYPGTDFKSKKYLPKMYPDSVRIINWNAFREELKHKNRYFPKQIPDLDHLENLLDFVILPTDEQPKLMYRARCNTENEAYSKEEMKKPPEKLVGGGRANPHGIPYLYAASDPETAIAEIRPHKSDWVSVAKIEVSGELNLLDLRSPRKTISPFALDEDDLSQLYMDIEYLCRLGEELEKPILPREANLEYLPTQYLSEFIKHSGFDGVVYKSSVGNGVNYAIFNDDQLEIVGVQLYDITDVSIEAEERVV; the protein is encoded by the coding sequence ATGTTTTGTTGCGGCAATTGCTTTTCAGACAGGTTCCTATCATCTCAAATTGTAACAGAATCACCCCAAAAGGGAGATTGCAGCTTTTGCGGCTGCAAGTTTGTCGATCTCGCAGCGCCCGAAACCCTTGCGGACATTTTTCAGCAGGTTATCGATCTTTACGGCGTCTCTGAAGACGATGCCGCTTTTTCGCTTGTAGCATTATTGAAAAAGGATTGGAGTCTCTTCGATACACTGGATGACGACAAGAGCTTTGCCATCTTAGACGCCATCTACCCCGGAACAGACTTTAAATCTAAAAAATACCTGCCGAAGATGTACCCCGATTCAGTTCGCATTATTAACTGGAACGCCTTTAGGGAAGAGTTGAAACACAAGAACCGTTATTTTCCGAAGCAGATACCCGATCTGGACCATCTCGAAAACCTGCTTGATTTTGTTATCCTTCCCACAGATGAACAGCCTAAATTGATGTATCGCGCAAGGTGCAACACCGAGAATGAGGCCTACTCTAAAGAAGAAATGAAGAAGCCGCCAGAAAAGCTGGTGGGTGGTGGACGGGCAAACCCTCACGGCATCCCTTATCTTTACGCCGCCTCCGATCCCGAAACTGCCATAGCGGAAATAAGGCCTCATAAAAGCGATTGGGTATCCGTTGCAAAAATTGAAGTATCGGGAGAGTTGAATTTGCTGGATTTGAGGTCTCCACGCAAGACAATCTCACCTTTTGCACTGGACGAGGATGACTTAAGCCAGCTCTATATGGACATTGAATATCTTTGCCGCCTGGGCGAAGAACTGGAAAAACCTATTCTTCCTCGTGAAGCAAACTTGGAATATCTGCCGACTCAATATCTGAGTGAGTTTATAAAACATTCAGGCTTTGACGGCGTTGTATATAAAAGCTCTGTTGGTAATGGTGTTAATTACGCCATATTCAATGACGATCAGCTTGAGATAGTGGGAGTACAGCTTTATGATATAACCGATGTTTCGATAGAAGCTGAAGAAAGGGTGGTATAA
- a CDS encoding ABC transporter ATP-binding protein codes for MMNIIELKEVTKSFSQGDRIFTALKNISFGIEKGEHIAIVGKSGSGKSTLLNLIAGIDHPSDGLVKVKDTNIHELGESELAGWRGKNIGIVFQFFQLIPTLTIIENTLLAMEFVKAIPKNERQERARSLLRRAGILDHFAKFPAALSGGEQQRAAIARALANDPDILVADEPTGNLDSGAAKSVKAIFAELVAGGTTVITVTHENVDGGQFDQVIRLQDGEISQ; via the coding sequence ATGATGAATATTATTGAATTAAAAGAGGTGACCAAGAGTTTCAGCCAGGGCGACAGGATTTTTACGGCGCTTAAAAACATTAGTTTCGGCATCGAAAAAGGTGAGCATATCGCCATTGTCGGCAAGTCCGGCAGCGGCAAATCAACCCTGCTTAACCTGATTGCGGGAATTGATCATCCCTCTGACGGTCTGGTTAAAGTGAAGGACACAAATATTCATGAACTCGGTGAAAGTGAACTGGCCGGCTGGCGCGGCAAAAATATCGGCATTGTGTTTCAATTTTTTCAACTTATTCCCACATTGACTATTATTGAAAATACCCTTTTAGCCATGGAGTTTGTAAAAGCCATACCCAAAAATGAACGACAAGAACGAGCCAGATCATTGCTCAGGAGGGCAGGCATATTGGACCATTTTGCGAAATTCCCTGCGGCGCTGTCGGGCGGAGAGCAACAACGGGCGGCTATTGCCCGTGCGCTGGCCAATGATCCCGATATATTAGTGGCGGATGAACCGACAGGCAACCTGGATAGCGGCGCCGCCAAATCAGTAAAAGCTATATTTGCTGAATTGGTTGCCGGGGGCACAACAGTTATTACAGTAACGCATGAGAATGTCGATGGCGGGCAATTCGATCAGGTTATCAGGCTGCAAGATGGTGAAATTTCCCAATAA
- a CDS encoding helix-turn-helix domain-containing protein produces the protein MIGKDICSRIKGIRQAMKLTQSQFAELTNISEDSLGKIEREVNVPSLDTLYKVAKGIKMPLTELLSPFDEKTAGKVCRELEDLLTYLKTKSPDEIELIHELAVKILDRPKK, from the coding sequence ATGATTGGAAAAGATATCTGTTCGAGAATAAAAGGAATTCGTCAAGCAATGAAGCTGACGCAAAGTCAGTTTGCAGAGCTTACTAATATTAGTGAAGATAGCCTTGGAAAAATTGAGAGAGAGGTCAACGTACCGTCGTTAGACACATTGTATAAGGTCGCAAAGGGTATCAAGATGCCTTTGACAGAGTTGCTTTCTCCTTTTGATGAAAAGACAGCCGGAAAGGTTTGCAGGGAGTTAGAGGATTTACTGACTTATTTAAAGACAAAATCACCGGATGAGATAGAACTTATTCATGAGCTTGCTGTAAAAATTCTTGATAGACCCAAAAAGTAA
- a CDS encoding GFA family protein: protein MTDKSKGEGHCLCGAVYITAWAMSNKVGACHCGMCRRWTGGPLMAVNCGSEVTFEGKENISVFESSQWAERGFCKKCGSHLFYRLKEENQYIIPAGIFENGENLVFDNQVFIDKKPAYYSFSNETQNMTEAEIFAMYGSSPEKG, encoded by the coding sequence ATGACTGATAAAAGTAAGGGGGAAGGGCACTGTCTTTGTGGGGCCGTGTATATTACTGCCTGGGCAATGAGCAATAAGGTTGGGGCCTGTCATTGCGGAATGTGCAGAAGGTGGACGGGGGGGCCTTTGATGGCCGTTAATTGCGGCAGTGAAGTTACTTTTGAGGGGAAGGAAAATATTAGTGTTTTTGAATCTTCACAGTGGGCGGAGCGTGGCTTTTGCAAAAAGTGCGGCAGTCATCTCTTTTACCGGTTAAAAGAAGAAAATCAATACATCATTCCCGCCGGTATCTTTGAAAACGGTGAAAACCTTGTTTTTGATAACCAGGTTTTTATCGATAAAAAACCGGCATATTATAGTTTTTCCAATGAAACGCAGAACATGACCGAGGCGGAGATATTTGCCATGTATGGTTCATCGCCTGAAAAGGGATAA
- a CDS encoding DUF445 family protein — translation MDYRLILLPIIGAIIGWLTNYIAIKMLFKPYHPVKVLGITFHGVLPKRREAFAHSLAKTIERELLSSKDISEILEDSGWEDEVEHAIEGIIKNYIRTESVKKYPIVGVISDSILNSIKYYLSKEIVKQVEGKKPELLDRFHDMVNVKELVTARVDAFDIKKLEKLVFELVARELRHIEIVGAVLGFIIGSVQVAVVHFLN, via the coding sequence ATGGACTACAGGCTTATACTTCTGCCCATTATCGGCGCAATTATCGGCTGGCTTACCAACTATATCGCCATAAAAATGCTTTTTAAGCCTTATCATCCCGTTAAGGTTCTCGGCATTACCTTTCACGGCGTGCTTCCAAAGCGGCGCGAGGCATTTGCACACAGCCTTGCAAAAACCATTGAAAGGGAACTGCTGTCATCAAAGGACATATCGGAAATACTGGAAGATTCGGGTTGGGAAGATGAGGTGGAACATGCCATCGAGGGGATTATCAAAAACTACATCAGAACGGAATCAGTGAAAAAATACCCCATTGTCGGCGTTATCTCCGATTCCATCCTGAACAGCATCAAGTACTACCTTTCAAAGGAGATCGTCAAGCAGGTTGAAGGGAAAAAACCCGAACTGCTCGACAGGTTTCACGACATGGTCAATGTAAAGGAACTTGTGACAGCCAGGGTGGATGCCTTTGACATCAAGAAACTCGAAAAGCTTGTCTTCGAGCTGGTGGCAAGAGAACTGAGACATATTGAGATCGTAGGAGCCGTTCTCGGTTTTATCATCGGCTCTGTCCAGGTTGCAGTCGTCCATTTTCTGAATTAG
- a CDS encoding sce7725 family protein, whose product MYHPYFRGKQYELITIRERSELIAQHDFCPIIEPVKDNLSSLKKTTAELCDKNANFILIVNPKFGDLKTNTLPLFSELIDDSLKGYERFSLGYIADADCNLMDIKTFIDDYQGHSIALIHYGFPKGKDLSTLLAKTDNVTKHIFIDGYSGKLYQKHFKEVDRVLIRDGFEKQKNADYKEQDHFFDLHVTYEDEGMNGFGDFLIVGDDYMETGGPAYAIAIHLTCLDGEGDMFVRHFISDRTNTPTDPAGKFFEALEKLVEVLKSEDCPIFRSSACEEYLALHKKGHFPGLGTVKKLSMVHHLELIAEYMKQA is encoded by the coding sequence ATGTATCACCCCTATTTCAGAGGCAAGCAGTACGAACTGATCACGATCCGGGAACGCTCCGAGTTGATTGCACAGCATGATTTCTGCCCCATTATAGAGCCTGTCAAAGACAACCTTTCCTCCCTCAAAAAAACGACAGCCGAGTTGTGCGATAAAAACGCAAACTTCATTCTTATAGTCAACCCTAAATTTGGAGACCTGAAGACCAACACCCTCCCCCTCTTTTCGGAGCTTATAGATGACTCTTTAAAGGGGTATGAGCGATTCTCGCTTGGCTACATTGCCGATGCCGATTGCAACCTGATGGACATCAAGACCTTCATCGACGACTATCAAGGGCACTCAATAGCGCTGATACATTACGGCTTCCCGAAGGGCAAGGATTTAAGCACACTGCTGGCGAAAACAGACAATGTGACGAAGCATATATTTATCGATGGCTATTCGGGCAAGCTCTACCAAAAACACTTCAAGGAAGTTGACCGTGTCTTAATACGCGACGGCTTCGAAAAACAAAAGAATGCAGACTATAAGGAACAGGATCACTTTTTTGACCTTCATGTAACCTATGAAGATGAGGGGATGAATGGTTTCGGTGACTTCCTTATTGTTGGCGATGATTATATGGAGACCGGTGGCCCTGCCTATGCCATCGCCATCCACCTGACTTGCCTCGATGGTGAAGGGGACATGTTTGTCAGGCATTTTATATCGGATAGGACGAACACACCGACCGACCCGGCGGGCAAGTTTTTCGAAGCCCTCGAAAAGCTTGTCGAGGTACTTAAAAGCGAAGATTGTCCCATCTTCAGGTCGTCGGCTTGCGAAGAATATTTAGCGCTCCACAAAAAAGGGCATTTTCCCGGTCTTGGCACAGTAAAAAAGCTCTCAATGGTACACCACCTTGAACTGATTGCCGAATACATGAAGCAGGCATGA